From a single Bryobacter aggregatus MPL3 genomic region:
- the asd gene encoding aspartate-semialdehyde dehydrogenase: MSPRIEVGVLGATGMVGQQFARLLANHPWFDLTWVGASDRSAGKRYKDATSWRLDGAMPESVANLTVNECKPGNAPKLVFSSMDANVATEIEQAFAEAGHIVVSNSKNFRMEDDVPLLVPEVNADHLALLRLQRENRGWKGGIVTNPNCVAVPLAVALAPFKKYGILKFITTSMQAVSGAGYPGVPSMDILGNVIPYISGEEPKVEIEPLKILGELKGNRVENLAAKVSAHCNRVGVIDGHTLTVSVELEQKPTFEQLLDDIQNFRGLPQERNLPSAPPVPLLYLHENNRPQPRRDGPRDNGMTVTMGRLRPCSIFDWKFVCLGHNTVRGAAGAAVLNAELMHSEGLL; the protein is encoded by the coding sequence ATGTCACCCCGTATTGAAGTAGGTGTACTTGGCGCCACCGGCATGGTGGGTCAACAGTTTGCACGGTTATTAGCGAACCATCCGTGGTTCGATTTGACTTGGGTCGGTGCTTCCGACCGCTCGGCAGGCAAGCGATACAAAGACGCAACTTCATGGCGCCTCGATGGCGCCATGCCCGAGTCTGTCGCCAACCTGACGGTAAACGAGTGCAAACCCGGCAATGCGCCGAAGCTCGTGTTCTCTTCGATGGATGCGAATGTCGCCACCGAAATCGAACAGGCTTTTGCCGAAGCGGGCCACATTGTGGTGTCGAACTCAAAGAACTTCCGGATGGAAGACGATGTGCCGCTTCTGGTGCCGGAGGTCAACGCCGACCACCTGGCACTCCTGCGCTTGCAACGGGAGAATCGCGGTTGGAAGGGTGGCATTGTCACCAATCCGAACTGCGTTGCTGTCCCGCTTGCCGTCGCCCTCGCTCCGTTCAAGAAGTACGGCATCCTCAAATTCATCACCACCAGCATGCAGGCCGTCAGCGGCGCCGGATATCCGGGTGTGCCGTCGATGGACATCCTGGGCAATGTGATCCCCTACATTAGCGGCGAAGAGCCCAAGGTGGAAATCGAACCCTTGAAGATCCTGGGCGAGCTGAAAGGCAACCGGGTTGAGAACCTGGCAGCCAAAGTGAGCGCGCACTGCAATCGCGTCGGAGTCATTGACGGACACACGCTGACGGTGAGTGTCGAACTCGAGCAGAAGCCGACCTTTGAACAGCTGCTGGACGACATCCAGAACTTCCGCGGCCTGCCGCAGGAACGCAATCTTCCGAGCGCTCCTCCCGTTCCCCTGCTCTACTTGCACGAGAACAATCGTCCACAACCGCGCCGCGATGGACCACGCGACAACGGCATGACCGTGACGATGGGACGTCTGCGTCCCTGCTCGATCTTTGATTGGAAGTTTGTTTGCCTCGGACACAACACGGTGCGCGGCGCTGCCGGCGCGGCGGTGTTGAACGCCGAATTGATGCATAGCGAAGGCCTTCTTTAA
- a CDS encoding M20/M25/M40 family metallo-hydrolase, which translates to MLDPIALTRRLVDIESITGNEMGVSIEIEKILTDLAKRFNGTVERIPVEPERDNLFCYFGESLVTLSTHMDTVPPFFPSREDEEFIWGRGACDVKGIIAAMICAGEKLLEAGGRNFGFLFVVGEERNSVGAYHAGRNPRGSKFIVNGEPTENRLALGSKGALRLELTATGKMAHSAYPELGESAIEKLLDALERIRKIDLPWDDVLGPSTLNIGVLSGGRAPNVIPDAARAELLIRLVDNGDAIVTAIRGACTNLCEVNEVLRIPAVRLGAIDGFDTMVASYTTDIPAFQGAWGQPYLLGPGTIHVAHTSEERIPKRQLLDAVEIYQQMLRTLLERCHPVLK; encoded by the coding sequence ATGCTCGACCCGATTGCATTGACGCGCCGGTTGGTGGACATCGAGTCCATTACCGGCAATGAGATGGGGGTCTCGATTGAGATCGAGAAGATCCTCACCGATCTGGCGAAGCGCTTTAACGGCACCGTCGAACGCATTCCGGTGGAGCCGGAGCGGGACAATCTGTTCTGTTACTTCGGCGAGTCCCTGGTGACCCTGTCGACCCACATGGATACGGTGCCGCCGTTCTTCCCTTCGCGCGAGGATGAGGAGTTCATCTGGGGACGTGGAGCTTGCGATGTCAAAGGCATCATCGCCGCCATGATTTGCGCGGGCGAGAAGCTGCTCGAGGCGGGCGGGCGCAATTTTGGCTTTCTGTTCGTCGTCGGAGAAGAGCGCAACAGTGTGGGCGCCTACCATGCGGGACGGAATCCGCGCGGGTCGAAGTTTATTGTCAATGGCGAGCCTACGGAGAATCGACTGGCGCTCGGCTCCAAGGGTGCACTGCGTCTGGAATTGACCGCAACCGGGAAGATGGCGCACTCCGCGTATCCGGAACTCGGCGAATCGGCAATCGAGAAGCTGCTCGATGCTCTCGAACGGATCCGCAAGATCGACCTGCCCTGGGACGACGTGCTTGGCCCTTCGACGCTGAATATCGGTGTTCTGAGCGGGGGCCGCGCGCCGAACGTCATCCCCGATGCCGCGCGCGCGGAGTTGTTGATCCGCCTGGTGGACAACGGCGACGCGATCGTCACCGCGATTCGAGGAGCCTGCACAAACCTATGCGAGGTGAATGAAGTGCTGCGCATCCCTGCAGTGCGTCTGGGGGCGATCGATGGTTTTGATACGATGGTAGCTTCCTATACCACTGACATCCCAGCGTTTCAAGGCGCTTGGGGGCAACCTTACCTACTCGGCCCGGGCACGATTCACGTTGCGCACACGAGCGAAGAGCGAATCCCCAAACGGCAACTGCTGGATGCGGTGGAAATTTATCAGCAGATGCTAAGGACGCTCCTCGAAAGATGTCACCCCGTATTGAAGTAG
- a CDS encoding BrxA/BrxB family bacilliredoxin: MAYPEQFLMPMRQDLTKYGVEETRTPEAVDEALKSETVLMVVNSICGCAAGKARPAIGAALQNQKKPAKISTVFAGGDEAATAHLRGILSEFPPSSPSMFLFKNGKPVFALHRRDIESSDQFSLSLRLKAAFEEHC; the protein is encoded by the coding sequence ATGGCCTATCCCGAACAATTCCTGATGCCGATGCGTCAGGACCTTACCAAGTATGGTGTCGAAGAGACCCGCACGCCTGAGGCTGTGGACGAAGCGCTGAAGTCAGAAACCGTTCTGATGGTGGTGAATTCGATCTGTGGCTGCGCTGCCGGTAAGGCGCGCCCCGCGATTGGCGCCGCCCTGCAGAATCAGAAGAAGCCCGCCAAGATCTCCACCGTGTTTGCCGGTGGCGACGAAGCAGCCACCGCGCACCTTCGTGGAATCCTGAGCGAATTCCCGCCCTCGAGCCCCTCGATGTTCCTGTTTAAGAATGGCAAGCCGGTCTTTGCGCTGCACCGCCGCGATATCGAGTCGAGCGACCAGTTCTCGCTCTCCTTGCGTCTGAAGGCCGCCTTCGAAGAACACTGCTAA
- a CDS encoding class I SAM-dependent methyltransferase, translating into MPSVYSLKHSPYSSHMLLMQLLDPAQLGRRLLDVGCGNGYLSGLLAEKGFEVTCLEHPAGFDASFPSHIPLIPHDLEQPLPELPGPFDVILIADVLEHLRRPEDLLKGLWPYLSQHGVLVGSLPNSGNLYFRLQILLGRFPEDDKGLFDRTHLHFWMLENWRNLLSRSGFQCEVAEVSGIPVGLAMPALQWLEVVCYYCARAWKTLFAYQFLVIARRKSS; encoded by the coding sequence ATGCCGAGCGTCTATAGTTTGAAGCACTCCCCCTACTCGAGCCACATGCTCTTGATGCAGTTGCTCGACCCTGCCCAATTGGGCCGTCGCTTGCTCGATGTTGGCTGCGGCAATGGTTATTTATCGGGGCTTTTGGCAGAAAAAGGCTTCGAGGTCACCTGTCTCGAACACCCTGCTGGTTTTGATGCCTCCTTCCCGTCGCACATCCCTCTCATTCCCCACGACCTGGAACAACCGCTTCCGGAACTGCCGGGACCCTTCGACGTCATCCTGATCGCCGACGTTCTTGAGCACCTGCGCCGTCCCGAGGATTTATTAAAAGGTCTGTGGCCCTATCTGTCGCAGCATGGAGTGCTTGTCGGGTCGCTCCCCAACAGCGGCAACCTGTATTTCCGGCTACAGATCCTGCTGGGACGTTTTCCCGAGGATGATAAGGGACTTTTCGACCGCACCCACCTCCACTTCTGGATGTTGGAGAATTGGCGCAACCTTCTCTCCCGATCCGGTTTTCAATGTGAGGTGGCTGAGGTGAGCGGTATCCCGGTTGGTTTGGCAATGCCGGCCTTACAGTGGCTTGAGGTGGTCTGTTACTATTGCGCAAGAGCATGGAAAACCCTGTTCGCTTACCAGTTTCTGGTGATAGCGAGGCGAAAGTCGTCGTAG
- a CDS encoding glycosyltransferase family 2 protein has protein sequence MPAYNAAKTLHMTYAELPHDVVDLVIVVDDGSKDETIRIARELGLELFVHNRNYGYGANQKTCYREALRAGAGIIVMVHPDYQYDPTLLPQIIRPIQEGKADVVLGSRLLNGDPMSGGMPWWKYISNRFLTWAENTVFGLSLAEYHTGYRAYTREALESVNVEMNSDNFIFDQEIMAQFVEVGARVDEVPVPTRYFPQASSASLVQSSIYGLSILWLLARLLLHRMGLVKQKQFISLQRRYSRVMAASR, from the coding sequence ATGCCCGCGTATAACGCGGCAAAAACTCTGCATATGACCTATGCAGAGTTGCCGCATGACGTGGTGGATCTGGTGATTGTGGTCGATGACGGGTCGAAAGACGAGACCATCCGGATCGCGCGCGAACTTGGGCTTGAGCTCTTTGTCCACAACCGCAACTACGGCTATGGCGCCAATCAGAAAACCTGCTACCGCGAAGCCTTACGCGCCGGCGCCGGCATTATCGTGATGGTCCATCCGGATTATCAATACGATCCAACACTATTGCCGCAGATCATTCGCCCGATCCAGGAAGGCAAGGCCGATGTGGTGCTGGGTTCGCGCTTGTTAAATGGCGATCCGATGAGCGGCGGCATGCCCTGGTGGAAGTACATCTCGAATCGTTTCCTCACCTGGGCCGAGAATACAGTGTTTGGGCTTTCGCTCGCGGAATATCATACCGGCTACCGTGCCTATACGCGGGAAGCGCTCGAATCGGTGAATGTCGAGATGAATTCCGACAACTTCATCTTCGATCAGGAGATCATGGCGCAATTTGTGGAAGTCGGGGCGCGGGTGGATGAAGTTCCTGTGCCGACGCGCTACTTTCCGCAAGCCTCGAGCGCCAGTCTGGTGCAGAGTTCCATCTACGGTTTGTCGATCCTGTGGTTGCTGGCCCGTCTTTTGTTGCATCGCATGGGGCTTGTGAAGCAGAAGCAGTTCATCTCCCTCCAGCGCCGCTACAGCCGCGTGATGGCTGCCAGCCGATAG